One genomic segment of Hordeum vulgare subsp. vulgare chromosome 2H, MorexV3_pseudomolecules_assembly, whole genome shotgun sequence includes these proteins:
- the LOC123425506 gene encoding arabinosyltransferase RRA2-like → MAGRREPPLMRTGLGSGQPPSRGSRIAAAVAVGVTLGCVCAFLYPDGLISRSTDSALHWRRRADSVTCETSEEVTNLQSQLASLERKNADFRKQINELSMKLQLAGQGKNQALYSAGPFGTVKALRTNPTVMPDDSTNPRLAKILQHVAVKKEIIVAVANSNVKETLGMWFTNIKRVGITNYLVVALDDSIENFCKSKDVPVYRRDPDEGIDSIGKTGGNHAVSALKFRILREFLQLGYSVLLSDIDIMFFQNPFDHLYRDSDIESMSDGHDNMTAYGFNDVFDEPSMGWARYAHTMRIWVFNSGFFFIRPTIPSIELLDRVAGRLSREPKSWDQAVFNEELFFPSHPGYEGLHASKRTMDIYLFMNSKVLFKTVRKSAQLRKLKPVIVHLNYHPDKEARMKAVIEFYVHGKQNALDHFPDGSE, encoded by the exons ATGGCCGGCCGGCGCGAGCCCCCCCTGATGCGTACCGGCTTGGGCAGCGGGCAGCCGCCGTCCCGCGGGTCCCGCATCGCGGCGGCGGTGGCCGTCGGCGTTACTCTCGGCTGCGTCTGCGCGTTCCTCTACCCCGACGGCCTCATCTCTCGCTCCACCGACTCAGCCCTTCACTGGCGTCGCCGG GCTGACTCAGTTACTTGTGAGACATCGGAGGAAGTTACCAACCTACAGTCACAGTTGGCATCATTGGAGAGAAAAAATGCTGACTTCAGGAAGCAGATCAATGAACTCTCGATGAAGCTTCAATTGGCTGGACAAGGAAAAAACCAGGCTTTGTATAGTGCTGGTCCTTTTGGTACTGTGAAGGCTCTTAGAACAAATCCAACGGTCATGCCTGATGACTCCACCAATCCCAGACTGGCCAAGATATTGCAACACGTTGCTGTAAAGAAAGAAATCATCGTTGCAGTGGCAAACTCTAACGTGAAAGAGACGCTTGGGATGTGGTTTACTAATATCAAAAGAGTTGGAATCACAAATTACTTGGTTGTTGCATTAGATGACAGCATAGAGAACTTCTGCAAGTCCAAAGACGTCCCAGTTTATCGGCGGGATCCTGATGAAGGCATTGACAGCATAGGGAAGACAGGCGGAAACCATGCTGTTTCTGCTCTGAAGTTTCGCATTTTGAGGGAGTTCTTGCAGCTCGGGTACAGTGTTCTCCTCTCTGATATTGATATCATGTTCTTCCAGAATCCCTTTGATCATCTTTACAGAGATTCTGATATAGAGTCCATGAGTGATGGCCACGACAATATGACAGCCTATGGTTTCAATGATGTGTTTGATGAGCCTTCAATGGGCTGGGCAAGATACGCACACACGATGCGCATATGGGTTTTTAATTCTGGATTTTTCTTCATAAGGCCAACAATTCCTTCAATTGAGCTTTTGGATAGGGTAGCTGGTCGCCTTTCTCGTGAACCCAAATCATGGGACCAGGCTGTTTTTAATGAGGAACTGTTTTTCCCCTCACATCCTGGTTATGAAGGTCTACATGCATCCAAAAGAACCATGGATATATATCTCTTTATGAACAGCAAAGTTCTCTTCAAGACAGTGAGGAAAAGTGCTCAACTGCGGAAGTTGAAGCCAGTGATCGTGCATTTGAACTACCATCCTGATAAGGAGGCGCGCATGAAAGCAGTGATTGAGTTTTATGTTCATGGAAAGCAGAATGCACTTGATCATTTCCCTGATGGATCAGAATGA